A stretch of Lathyrus oleraceus cultivar Zhongwan6 chromosome 6, CAAS_Psat_ZW6_1.0, whole genome shotgun sequence DNA encodes these proteins:
- the LOC127095780 gene encoding 40S ribosomal protein S3-3 isoform X2 translates to MATQMSKKRKFVADGVFFAELNEVLTRELAEDGYSGVEVRVTPMRTEIIIRATRTQAVLGEKGRRIRELTSVVQKRFKFPENSVELYAEKVNNRGLCAIAQAESLRYKLLGGLAVRRACYGVLRFVMESGAKGCEVIVSGKLRAQRAKSMKFKDGYMISSGQPVKDYIDSAVRHVLLRQGVLGIKVKIMLDWDPKGKQGPKTPLPDIVTIHTPKEEEEYIRPAAVVANDIEVPVPVPVA, encoded by the exons ATGGCTACACAAATGAGCAAAAAGCGAAAA TTCGTCGCAGACGGAGTTTTTTTCGCTGAATTGAATGAAGTTTTGACCAGAGAGTTGGCAGAGGATGGTTATTCAGGTGTTGAGGTCAGGGTTACCCCGATGCGCACTGAAATCATCATCAGAGCTACTCGTACCCAAGCTGTTCTTG GTGAGAAAGGAAGGAGGATAAGAGAACTTACCTCAGTGGTACAGAAGAGGTTTAAGTTTCCCGAGAACAGTGTGGAGCTTTATGCTGAGAAGGTTAACAACAGAGGACTCTGTGCCATTGCTCAGGCTGAGTCTCTTCGTTACAAACTCCTCGGGGGTCTTGCTGTCCGCAG GGCTTGCtatggtgttttgagatttgtCATGGAGAGTGGTGCCAAGGGTTGCGAG GTTATTGTCAGTGGAAAATTAAGAGCCCAAAGAGCCAAGTCCATGAAGTTCAAGGATGGTTACATGATTTCTTCTGGACAGCCAGTCAAGGACTACATTGACTCTGCAGTGAGACATGTGCTCCTTAGACAG GGTGTTCTCGGTATCAAGGTAAAGATCATGCTTGATTGGGATCCTAAAGGTAAGCAAGGTCCTAAAACTCCCCTCCCTGATATTGTCACCATTCACACTCCAAAGGAAGAGGAAGAGTATATCCGACCTGCTGCTGTTGTGGCAAATGATATCGAAGTCCCTGTACCAGTTCCGGTTGCTTAA